The segment TAAACTCAGCTGTAGATTTTACCATATGGATCAGAGCCTTTTTCCACATAGGCCCACATTAGTTATTGTTTATCTTGGTATATACCTACCTTCACTTCACCAGAATAAAGCTGCATTTAGACAATAATTTGTTGGTATATAATTGTACATACCGTACAAGTGTTTGTTAGTGGACTCTGATCACCCCATTACATAGAGGCCTTACCTTGCTCAGCATTGTCTGTACCCTAACTGTGAAAGGAGGGGAGGATCACCTTCAGCACCAGCACATCCTCAAGATATTTAGAAATATACGTCCCGTTTACTTAATTGACGAGACTGCATGCGATGAGCCAACTCCAGTACTCAAAATTCATATCTTTGATAATAGGTGCCTTAGGACGCTGATGTCCACAGCGCCATCACATTGTAATGTTCCTGCTAAATTTAGGGCTAGATATTGTTCTGCCCAATTCAAGTGGGATTTGTACTTAATCTCGTTGTATTTTCATATGGTagttttcttaaataattccTCCAAAACTTGTTTAGAGAAATTTTAGCATATTTTTCAGTATCTTGTATTgtcaacctttttaaaaaagagattaCCTACTGTAGTCTATGTAcattcatctttttattataaaacgGGGAGGAGTGTAGTGTAAACGCATTGTATtattgtatgtgtattttatgCATGACCTCTGACCCTGGTCCACCCCAACCTTACCTGGTCCAACCTACTGGAGCTCCAGTTCTGATCCTGCCGTATACCGCACCACACCTGTTACCCTgtttttccttatatatttttaccatTGTCTGTTGTCTGCCGCATATTGTCAGGTAAGACACCAGATATTTGAACTATATGTTTTGTAGTTTCTCGGCTACAcaacaatatttacatctattttatgttacaatataaattgcataaaagcacatttacataacaattgacTTGCATGttcttgaatttaatttcaaacatcaatctggtcatgaacaatttcattaatttatttaaacaagaaaggttattgcaaaaatgttggATATGTAATGCTTTTGTTTTAACGTACTCTGTCTATAGGAAGTACATGTTACaagtttgaagagaaaatatattttattgttatattcagtagtatattctcactatataactctatatagacgaatagtcaataattgtaatattagctcatccgaaaaatattgaccggtcaatatttttttgatattgaccggctaggaataatatctagagaacattccctctattcaaataatcgcctctgattagttaattcgtaaacgatgacgtaaataactcttcgcgactccaaaacaaggtgacgtcataatagacagtcagtcaaggcaagtaaacaacggacgcgcaatgcgacggtttgctatcataacggatataaggatttgcgaattactgtgaagtaaaatcaggtagaacatctgtatattaattctttcggtcggcggaatatcaccagtgaccgttcgatgctgaggatattttggaaatgaactttgcacagaattgaattcgtgaattctttgttgagccgAGAAAATTatggcgatctgttttcaattactttttaattttggtttgtttcttcatataacaaaacaaatgttgactgggttttcgggcaacattgattatattagcccccttgggacgaaaatattgccctccgcttcgcgtcgggcaatatttcgtccctcgggggctaatataatcaatgttgccctcaaccccagtcaatatttgtataatattcaaTTATTGCGGACATAAATTGAGGAAATGAGTCTAGTGAAATgctgctaaatatttttcatttatgctgtGGCTTGAATATTCGAAGACGATAGACAAACTGTATGATGATATGATAATAAATAGGCaattttatatgcttcaaaaactgtaaagaTGTTTTCagaaaacctatcaaatgtagaACTTATTCATGCATGTTCAACCTTCCTCAGATTGAAGTGTATCGAATCAATATtaagattattatttttgtcggaATTTTTGTGCTCCGTGTTTTTAGCTACCGATTTGGAAAAAAACATAAAAGTGACCCGCAATATACACTAAAGCGGTGACGTCATAAGAACTTATCGaatcaatatcaaaattattatttttgtcggaAATTTTTGTCCTTCATGTATATTTAGCTACTGATGTGAAAAATCAGAAAGTGATCCGCAATATATACTAAAGCGGTGATGTCATAAGAACTACTGTCAAAGCCGCTActtcaaagattgaaatattttgtgagaaAGATCTGTTtcctttcataatatttttttgttgataccAATCAACTAATTTTAACATgcgttttacatattttgcaacCAAGATGTAAAAAGAGACACGGTGTACCACATCATCTTCACAGCGTCTTGACTTTGTGAAGATGATCAGTGAGTGGAAATTTAAGACTAAACTTATCATTATctctattttatcaaatgaaaaaatggtGATAGTTATTTGTTATCATacctaaaacacaacaaaatatctatattcttcttttttcatcGTAAAGGCGCTGataaaacacatgtaaaaatccaggtaaaatttttgactgaaagcagactataattgctatcacaacacaaatcacacctattgttctatacccatttatcaaatgtgtgcaaaatggGAACACACCCTTTTgaacttaaaagaaaatgagtaattatacccccgctccaaaGGAGagtgtctgtttgtctgtctgtaacaaaaatttctgtcgcatttttctcagcaactattcattcagacattttttgttacacTATTTGTTAAAGCATGCAATAGACCCCTTCAcgataactgcggtactgctctcttgcagggcaaaatgatatactttgccgaaatttcagtaggtagataattaaatgacgtaaatgaaacaattgacgttacgtcatatttcaccaaaccaatgtcattttgccctgcaaaagagcagtaccgcagttaccgtgaaggggttaATATCGTGggataaattattaataaataccaaTCAGACCTCAagttcctgttaaatgacgactttgtttatttttagcctaaattttcaaacaaaatttcttcaaagatttctcagcaactatttatggcagatgcttgaaattttcacacactatttgtttaggcattcCATATTGTactgaatatatttttgtatcaattggatgccaacttcctgtttaatgacgtttttgtttatttttagctgaAATTTGTTGACAAATTTTCGTCAAGGATTTCTTAGCAACTATATATGGCAGATGCTTGACATTgcaacacactatttgtttatgCCAAGTCATGGTAAATACTTTTGTATCAACGTACCTGCTAAACTTTCAAAGCTGCTATGTGGGAGAATTTCCCCCTTACCAACTTGGCTAAGGGGGAGATTTTGCGTAAACGCTGATTTTTCGTGTGAAATGCAATATATTCATatgatatatgttaaaatacCTTAATTGTAATACATTTGCaatcatttttgattttattatttctatgactGTCAGTTTGCAATTGCAACTTGTGTTGCAGTGTTCAGAAAATAAaccattattttgtttgcatatAATAACTTTGGAGGGCCCTATGATAAAATCTAGCTGTTGTTATTACAAGAGAAAgcctagtacatgtacttgtagcACTGGGGCGTTAATTGTATTGTAAAAGAGAAAGTGCTTTGTGACACTTAATAGAATTGAAACATATACTATAAATGCTTTCTGCATGGTTATTGGAGTTGAAAATTTGTAAGAGAGAATTGCCAATTGTTTGTATATACTTATTGGAATGTACATATGAAGATTCATATTTATGTCTGACCTGGTATTTTAAACATGAGGATGAAATTGCAACATGTGAGAATAAAAAGCATGTATCCCATTATCATGCAGTGTGCTGTCTGCGTTTGCTATTTTGACTTGTAAATGACGTACGCCTGTACATGTGAGTCATGTTCAGGCGGTGTAAAGCTGTGGATGTCTGGGGCCCAGCGGTAAGGATGTAGGAGTGTTAATCAAGTTGTTCAGGAGGTAGATGACCTCTTTTCATGTAACGTTGGTGAGTCATGAGTATTAGTTTTTTATGGCACGTCTACACTCTTCATTATAAAGTGGAATTTAACAGGCTCGTTCTGCAAGACAAGTTGTTCTGTTTCACAAAAATATGGTAAAGAAACCATTTTTATGCAGTTTAACAAATCAGATGACATGAACATATAGaaacaaaaacatgatttaggctgaaatttttttaattcttctttttctgtttttgatGTTTAGAATGTTTAAGAGCATgtctacgagaaaaccatgcaaaatgTGGTGGGAGCAATTTAAGGTTCTTTGATCAATTACCCATACTTCATATTTTGTGTCGATCTATATGAATTACTTTgccacaaatttaaaaaatttcaattaatatgtCCGTTATCGACTCaacaatagaaatatataggaaccCATTACTGTACGTATTAACTGCATCAACTGCTGAAGTTCATCGCCTTTGTCTTCTCGGCTTTCTCATGTTTATTGTGGTGTACATGGCTTCTATCATTGATTTGTTTGTAACTCTTTCATTTCTTCTTGGcttaaaaaaatggaaaataactGGTTGACTCCATTCAACCCTGGTAAATATTAGGTCACATGTGATAATAAACGTCTTCTTGAGCTAGTTTATCTAGGACCAGATCATACGTCCAGACCAATGATTTAAAATTAGTGTTTAATCAGATATATTGCTCaatttttctatttactaaTGAATATGAAAATCTGATGAACTGCTTTGTTTCAAGGTTCAATGTACTGTGCATTATTTGAGTTTTGccaattttacattattaatcACTTTCTTTCATCTTTGTCTAAAAGGTATACAGTTGCAATCTCTTTTACAATTCCAATTCTGGTTCTTTATGTTGTACAATTCCAATCTTGGCCGTTTATGTTGTGAAATTTCAGTCCTGGTCCTTTTTATGTGGCAGAGTATAATAGCGAGCAAAGCTCACAGGCACAAAGCACCAGCAAGCACTGCAAGCTATAACAACAACGTTTTGGGGAAGagcaaatttgatttaattactATTCCCTTTGACATACTGAATTTCCTACCGTCAGAATTGTAAATTTCTGTTTAAATTGCATATGGCTACCAATATGCCATGTTCTCGCGAAAAcaggtaaaaatgtattttaagtaTGCTATGcattaaaaagataataaaacatTCTGCTAATACCCAAAAAATAGTCCCCActcatttcaaatgttttgactgtaacagATGAAATTGAAGTAAGctgtatattttcaattttgccaTTTAATGTTCCGTGGTCCTAAATGTTTACTGGTAATCATATTCAACAGTTTGTATTCAAATTAATGGTTGGGAAGCAGCATATAGAAAGTAATATGTTGCTAAAATATGATTACCGCTAAATGTGGTACATTTGCAGACCTCAATCTAGCATCATCAGATATACTTATGTGAATGCAATAGGCTCAGTTAATGAAAATGCTGATAATGCTATAACATTAATAAATAAGATGTCTTTAGGTTTTAAtctattgtttttcattttgttgttttaaagtcaCTATGCTCTGCCTCTGTATCCCACAATTCCTGGAATGGAGGAGTTCAAAGGTCAAGTGGTACACAGCCATGACTACAGAATTCCAGAAATGTTCCAAGGAAAGAGGGTAGTGTGTCTCGGAGCAGCTGCCTCTGGACAGGACATAGCCATCGATGTTTCCTCAGAAGCTAAATTAGTAAGTgttgcttttaatttttatgtatccTAAATATTAATGATGGAAAGGAGGGTAAAGGACTATACATGGTTTGAGCCTGaaatggcccccttaaatgaacatcatcattttactgtaattctttgttttctttgtacagaatacatttgaagttttttcataaggCCACACCAATTTGATTTCTTGTTCTTCGGATTCTAGGCAAAAAAATATTGGGGCAAGCGGgtgatttattaattttaaaactaaaaaaactgaaatttgaaaaatttgggGGTGACTTAAAAAAAAGAGGCGAGcgataatattttattttcaaatgtcaGTTTTTTcctatgaaatacatgtaaaaagcaGTAAAAAGTTGGTGACTATATTCGCCATTGTATCAGACCCCTCCTGATCGCTAATAATATCCAAACATACAGGCATTGATTACTTGCAAACTTTGCTGATAATCTACCGGGAAATTTTTCGGTATGATCAATGTAAAAAAACCCAGCACAATCACCactaataaaaaagataaatgaacaaaaaatagaGCGGGAAACAGTATGAAAATTTCTGGATGcgggatttattttttaatattatttttttgaaagccTATAGGCACGTGCGCGCGGATCGAGTGACCAAGAAATCAAAATGGTGTGGcctaattattttaaaaatatgacattaatTTAAccttttcccgcaaatttttcCTAAGACGAATTGTTTTTGTGCagtttttctgaaagaaaatattGAGCAATTGCCTAAATAAAAGATGTATCTATTCAGTTCTTATCAATGACATAAATTTTGTTCCTGTTCAAAGTGTTGCTATATATGTCCCATTTAAAGaagataagaaaaatatcaCTTAATGGCtgattttgatcaaattataaaattagTGTCACTTCTGATGTTATATACTACCAGTGaatgcaaaaaaatcaaatacattttatatcaactcttctaaaaaataacacaacTTAATAGGAATAAGGCGAATGTACCGGGTAACTGATTTTTCTGTGAATTCCTTTTAAGCTTGTTCACTGTATCAATGTTTTAATTACTGTAGAAGTTGTTTACTAGTTCAAGATATGATTTGATCCCTTTAATTGTTCCAGGTGTACTTGAGCCACAACAAAGCAAGGCTTGACACATATCTCCCAGAAAATGTAAAACAGAAGCCAGGAATCCAGGCATTAGGACCACACTCTGTTATATTTTTGAATGGAGAGGAGGCGGAGATAGACGTCCTACTGCTCTGTACTGGATATCATTATCACTTCCCCTTCCTGTCCGAGGATTGTCAGGTCCAGATCTCTGATGAGAGACTCACTCCTCTGTACAAACACTTGATCCACATCGATCACCCAACAATGGCATTCATTGGCATTCCTAAGACAATTTGTCCATTTCCCCAGTTTGACGTACAGGTGCGATTCTTCTTGTCGGGGCTGTCTGGGAGATTCAGACTTCCATCCAAGGCTGACATGTTGTCCGACACAGAGAGGGACTTCCAAAGGAGGTTGTCTGAGGGTCTACCCCCGAGGTACGCCCATGTCCTCGGCCCCAGGCAGTGGGAGTATAATGACGAGCTGGCACAGTTAGCGGACATTGAGCTCGTCCCTAGGGTGGTACAGAAACTGTATGATTATGTCCACGAAACCCGAGTCAAAGACATTGTTCATTACAAAAACAGGAATTATAAACTAGTCAATTCTGAAGACTTTCAAGCTTTATAGCAGGACTGGGTCTAAGGAATGAATCCTTTTATAATAATGGTTGTATCTATTAACACATTATACAgactgtttaatttttaatgaatttttagcTCATATATAGGCCACAGACTTGagttaagcttttctgatcagaTCCTTTATTGTCAAGCCATCTACCAGTATTTGTATGTTGTCTGTAACCTTCCCACAATTTTCACTTTGTCTCCAGAACTCACCTGActgatttcaacaaaatttggtACAATTCATCATTGTGCCTCCCTTCAATATTGCTTTGCTGTTGtctgtcggtccaccaacagtttccgttcattatCTTCACAGTGGATGCAcgtattgatatgaaatttggtatacaggtttatcataacaatatctAAGTCAAGTTCAATTTTGGGTAAGATcgagagattttttttacatagttaTGCCCcttagaaaaatttcaattaattgcagtttccattcattttcttcacagaggatgaacatattgagtTGAAATTTAGTAATCAGGTCTGTCTGAATAacatctaggtcaagttcgatttaAGGTACAATCGAAAAAAATTTGACCGAGTTATGGACTTTGAAAACTCCAATTGCATtgtatttgcagtttctgccgTACATTTTCTTTGTAGAGGTTGTACTTACCGAGATGAAATTCGGTATACAGAATATTCTTAAAGTACAATCAAGCatttttcgacagagttatgtgTCTTGGACTAAGAAGAATTTCAAT is part of the Magallana gigas chromosome 3, xbMagGiga1.1, whole genome shotgun sequence genome and harbors:
- the LOC105341068 gene encoding uncharacterized protein isoform X2 encodes the protein MAFPNFPFQTSKPSYIVHQDVLEYLESYTAHYNLYKYIKLNTMVTNVHSRPCEGERELWDVSYCPVSAQDKILTQEFDAVMVCNGHYALPLYPTIPGMEEFKGQVVHSHDYRIPEMFQGKRVVCLGAAASGQDIAIDVSSEAKLVYLSHNKARLDTYLPENVKQKPGIQALGPHSVIFLNGEEAEIDVLLLCTGYHYHFPFLSEDCQVQISDERLTPLYKHLIHIDHPTMAFIGIPKTICPFPQFDVQVRFFLSGLSGRFRLPSKADMLSDTERDFQRRLSEGLPPRYAHVLGPRQWEYNDELAQLADIELVPRVVQKLYDYVHETRVKDIVHYKNRNYKLVNSEDFQAL
- the LOC105341068 gene encoding uncharacterized protein isoform X1 codes for the protein MAKRVAVIGAGAAGLCAARHLSASPDLFSVVCFDMSSTVGGTWNYTDLTGKDEHGLPVQSSMYKNLRTNLPKEVMAFPNFPFQTSKPSYIVHQDVLEYLESYTAHYNLYKYIKLNTMVTNVHSRPCEGERELWDVSYCPVSAQDKILTQEFDAVMVCNGHYALPLYPTIPGMEEFKGQVVHSHDYRIPEMFQGKRVVCLGAAASGQDIAIDVSSEAKLVYLSHNKARLDTYLPENVKQKPGIQALGPHSVIFLNGEEAEIDVLLLCTGYHYHFPFLSEDCQVQISDERLTPLYKHLIHIDHPTMAFIGIPKTICPFPQFDVQVRFFLSGLSGRFRLPSKADMLSDTERDFQRRLSEGLPPRYAHVLGPRQWEYNDELAQLADIELVPRVVQKLYDYVHETRVKDIVHYKNRNYKLVNSEDFQAL